A genomic region of Bosea sp. 124 contains the following coding sequences:
- a CDS encoding ROK family protein — MPWHALSPDELALLEAAFWAGGIARHALSDTLQFSRSKTNSLAAGLLDQGLLDEAGVQHSTGGRRPETLRVHGRIGVLVGVDIGATSLDVALLRPDLSVIARHSQEADVEAGPGPIMARLRSLLPAMLAENGIARDRVLAVGIGVPGPVNFAAGQLVNPPLMPGWDSYAIRDDLREITEAPVFVDNDVNLMALGVLWSQRRQIENFLVIKVGTGIGCGIVCHGELYRGASGSAGDVGHICVDPEGALCRCGNRGCVEAMAAAPAIVAMGREAAESGRSVALAQHIAETGRLEASDIGAACRAGDAEADAIVRRSGRLIGQVLAALVNFYNPSHIFIGGGVSQIGPMFLAAIRQSVNQRSLALSTRHLEITSAPMGPETGLIGAGVLAMREAMRGQTLPRRTLRSQISISGGLR; from the coding sequence TTGCCCTGGCACGCTTTGAGTCCCGACGAGCTCGCGCTGCTGGAAGCGGCGTTCTGGGCCGGCGGGATCGCGCGCCACGCCCTCTCCGATACGCTGCAGTTCTCGCGCAGCAAGACCAACTCGCTCGCGGCCGGTCTGCTCGACCAGGGCCTGCTCGACGAGGCCGGCGTCCAGCATTCGACCGGCGGGCGACGCCCCGAGACCTTGCGCGTGCATGGCCGCATCGGCGTCCTCGTCGGCGTCGATATCGGCGCGACCAGCCTCGACGTGGCGCTGCTGCGGCCCGATCTCAGCGTTATCGCGCGGCATTCGCAGGAGGCCGACGTCGAGGCCGGCCCGGGGCCGATCATGGCGCGACTGCGCAGCCTTCTGCCTGCCATGCTGGCGGAGAACGGGATCGCGCGCGACCGGGTGCTGGCGGTGGGCATCGGCGTGCCCGGCCCGGTCAATTTCGCCGCCGGGCAGCTGGTCAATCCGCCGCTGATGCCGGGCTGGGACAGCTATGCCATCCGCGACGATCTGCGCGAAATCACCGAGGCGCCGGTCTTCGTCGACAACGACGTGAACCTGATGGCGCTCGGCGTGCTCTGGAGCCAGCGCCGGCAGATCGAGAATTTCCTCGTCATCAAGGTCGGCACCGGCATCGGATGCGGGATCGTCTGCCATGGCGAACTCTATCGCGGCGCCAGCGGCTCGGCCGGCGATGTCGGCCATATCTGCGTCGATCCTGAGGGGGCCCTCTGCCGCTGCGGCAATCGCGGCTGCGTCGAGGCGATGGCGGCTGCGCCCGCGATCGTCGCGATGGGACGCGAGGCGGCGGAGAGCGGGCGCAGCGTGGCTCTGGCGCAGCATATCGCCGAGACCGGGCGGCTCGAGGCCAGCGACATCGGCGCCGCCTGCCGTGCCGGCGACGCCGAGGCCGACGCGATCGTGCGCCGCTCCGGCCGGCTGATCGGGCAGGTTCTGGCGGCGCTGGTGAACTTCTACAACCCGTCGCATATCTTCATCGGCGGCGGCGTCTCGCAGATAGGGCCGATGTTCCTCGCCGCGATCCGCCAGAGCGTAAACCAGCGCTCGCTGGCGCTCTCTACCCGCCATCTCGAGATCACCTCGGCCCCGATGGGGCCGGAAACCGGGCTGATCGGCGCGGGCGTGCTGGCGATGCGCGAGGCCATGCGTGGCCAGACGCTGCCCAGACGAACGTTGCGCAGCCAGATATCGATCAGCGGAGGCCTGCGATGA
- a CDS encoding sugar phosphate isomerase/epimerase, which produces MPATMKGPAIFLAQFAGDSAPFNSWASITAWAAGLGYRGVQLPSWDARFIDLARAAESQAYCDQIAGIAAENGVAITELSTHLQGQLVAVNPAYDAAFDAFAPAALYGRPVERQAWAVEQLKLAAKASRRLGLAGSVSFTGALAWPFVYPWPQRPAGLVQESFGELAKRWRPILDVYEENGVDVGFEIHPGEDVFDGATFELFLERLDGHPRCRINYDPSHFLLQQLDYLAFIDIYHERISAFHVKDAEFRPNGRQGVYSGFAHWVERAGRFRSLGDGQVDFRAIFSKLAQYGFAGWPVLEWECALKHPEDGAREGAPFIAEHIIRVTEKPFDDFAGSGDARLGRRMLGLDP; this is translated from the coding sequence ATGCCGGCGACGATGAAGGGCCCTGCGATTTTCCTGGCGCAGTTTGCGGGCGACTCAGCGCCATTCAACAGTTGGGCATCCATCACCGCCTGGGCGGCCGGCCTCGGCTATCGCGGCGTGCAACTGCCATCCTGGGACGCCCGCTTCATCGATCTCGCCCGCGCGGCTGAGTCGCAGGCCTATTGCGACCAGATCGCGGGCATCGCGGCCGAGAACGGCGTGGCGATCACCGAGCTCTCGACGCATCTGCAAGGCCAGCTCGTCGCGGTGAATCCGGCCTATGACGCCGCCTTCGATGCCTTCGCGCCGGCCGCCCTGTATGGTCGCCCGGTCGAACGTCAGGCCTGGGCGGTGGAGCAGCTCAAGCTCGCGGCCAAGGCCTCGCGACGGCTCGGGCTCGCCGGTTCGGTGAGCTTCACCGGCGCGCTCGCCTGGCCCTTCGTCTATCCCTGGCCGCAGCGGCCCGCCGGCCTCGTCCAGGAGAGCTTCGGCGAATTGGCAAAGCGCTGGCGGCCGATCCTCGACGTCTATGAGGAGAACGGCGTCGATGTCGGCTTCGAGATCCATCCGGGCGAGGACGTCTTCGACGGCGCCACCTTCGAGCTGTTCCTGGAGCGCCTCGACGGGCATCCGCGCTGCCGGATCAACTACGACCCCTCGCATTTCCTGCTGCAGCAGCTCGACTATCTCGCCTTCATCGACATCTATCACGAGCGCATCAGCGCCTTCCATGTGAAGGATGCCGAGTTCCGGCCCAATGGCCGCCAGGGCGTCTATTCCGGCTTTGCGCACTGGGTCGAGCGGGCCGGGCGCTTCCGCTCGCTCGGCGACGGCCAGGTCGATTTCAGGGCGATCTTCTCCAAGCTCGCGCAGTACGGCTTCGCGGGCTGGCCGGTGCTGGAGTGGGAATGCGCGCTGAAGCACCCCGAGGACGGCGCCCGCGAGGGCGCACCCTTCATCGCCGAGCACATCATCCGCGTTACCGAGAAGCCCTTCGACGATTTTGCCGGCAGCGGCGATGCCAGGCTGGGGCGGCGAATGCTCGGTCTCGATCCGTAA
- a CDS encoding aldo/keto reductase, whose product MTIRKLGASGLEVSALGLGCMGMTGLYGPPADRQAMITLIRSAHQRGITLFDTAEAYGPFANEELVGEALAPIRDEVVIATKFGFDIDQATGERRGGTNSRPEHIKRVADACLRRLGTDRIDIFYQHRVDPLVPIEDVAGAVKELIAAGKVKHFGLSEAAVATIRRAHAVQPVSVVQSEYSLFWRGPEIEILPTLEELQIGFVPFSPLGAGFLTGKIDEQTTFETGDFRNVLPRFSVEARKANMALVGVINTVADRKGTTPAQVALAWLLAQKPWIVPIPGTTRLHRLEENLGAVDLQLSQSDLADIDGEASKVEIQGERLPEAALKMTGL is encoded by the coding sequence ATGACCATACGCAAACTCGGGGCGTCCGGCCTTGAAGTCTCGGCGCTCGGGCTCGGCTGCATGGGCATGACCGGGCTCTACGGTCCGCCTGCAGACAGGCAGGCGATGATCACCCTGATCCGCTCCGCCCATCAGCGTGGCATCACTCTATTCGATACGGCCGAAGCCTACGGCCCCTTCGCCAATGAGGAACTGGTCGGCGAGGCACTTGCGCCCATTCGCGACGAGGTCGTGATCGCCACCAAGTTCGGCTTCGACATCGACCAGGCAACGGGCGAGCGCCGCGGCGGCACCAACAGCCGGCCCGAACACATCAAGCGTGTCGCCGATGCCTGCCTCAGGCGCCTGGGCACCGATCGCATCGACATCTTCTACCAGCACCGCGTCGATCCACTGGTCCCGATCGAGGACGTCGCGGGCGCGGTGAAGGAGTTGATCGCCGCCGGCAAGGTCAAGCATTTCGGGCTGTCGGAGGCCGCCGTCGCCACGATCCGCCGCGCCCATGCCGTCCAGCCCGTGAGCGTCGTTCAGAGCGAGTATTCGCTCTTCTGGCGCGGTCCGGAAATCGAAATCCTGCCCACCCTGGAAGAGCTTCAGATCGGCTTCGTGCCCTTCAGCCCCCTCGGCGCCGGTTTCCTCACCGGCAAGATCGACGAGCAGACGACCTTCGAAACCGGAGACTTCCGGAATGTGCTGCCGCGCTTCTCCGTCGAGGCGCGCAAGGCGAACATGGCGCTTGTGGGGGTTATCAACACCGTGGCTGACCGCAAGGGCACAACGCCGGCGCAGGTCGCGCTGGCTTGGCTGCTGGCGCAGAAGCCATGGATCGTGCCGATCCCCGGCACCACCAGACTGCACCGTCTCGAAGAAAACCTCGGCGCCGTCGATCTCCAGCTTTCCCAGTCCGACTTGGCCGACATCGACGGCGAGGCATCCAAGGTCGAAATCCAGGGTGAAAGACTGCCGGAGGCTGCGCTCAAAATGACCGGGCTTTGA
- a CDS encoding flavodoxin codes for MTTSHELTSPSRRVILAAPLVLPAVVGGTSSGSALAGPRPASDTLVAFYSRTGNTRVIAGQIRRARGADLFEIRTVEPYPEDYEKTVEQARRETEASFEPALVTDALDIARYCTVFLGFPIWGQTAPPAIRSFLKAHAWAGKTIRPFVTHGGYGLGTSMAVLASHSRSARRAPPFAIEADQERRTLSRVTDWLGAA; via the coding sequence ATGACGACATCCCATGAACTGACCAGCCCTTCGCGCAGGGTGATCTTGGCGGCTCCGCTCGTCCTTCCCGCGGTCGTGGGCGGCACATCCTCCGGCTCGGCGCTCGCAGGGCCAAGGCCTGCGAGCGATACGCTCGTCGCCTTCTATTCGCGGACGGGCAACACACGTGTCATCGCCGGTCAGATACGGCGCGCCCGTGGCGCTGACCTCTTCGAGATCCGCACGGTCGAGCCCTATCCCGAGGATTACGAAAAGACGGTCGAGCAGGCGCGGCGCGAGACGGAAGCCAGCTTCGAGCCTGCTCTTGTGACCGACGCCCTCGACATCGCCCGCTACTGCACCGTCTTCCTCGGCTTCCCGATCTGGGGACAGACCGCGCCACCGGCGATCCGCTCCTTCCTCAAGGCCCATGCGTGGGCCGGCAAGACGATCCGGCCCTTCGTCACCCATGGCGGCTACGGCCTTGGCACGAGCATGGCCGTGCTGGCATCCCATTCCAGAAGCGCCCGGCGCGCGCCGCCCTTCGCGATCGAGGCCGACCAGGAACGCCGGACGCTGTCCCGCGTCACCGACTGGCTCGGCGCCGCATGA
- a CDS encoding LysR family transcriptional regulator: protein MAHPNFNDLAAFAMVARERSFTKAGAKLGVSQSALSQTIKGLEERLKLRLLTRTTRSVAPTEAGLRLLETVGPRFEEIEAEIAALGELRGKAAGTIRITAGEHPAISVLQPALKRFLPDHPDIKVEIIVDYGLVDIVAAGYDAGVRMGEQVAKDMIAVRIGPEMRMAVVGSPAYFERHVVPATPQDLTAHNCIATRMPTHGGLFPWGLEKDGHEIKVRSDGQLVFNNLAMRLNSALDGLGLAYMPEDHAMPHVRDGRLVRVLEDWCAPFPGYHLYYPSRRHSSSALSVLIDALRYRD from the coding sequence ATGGCGCATCCGAATTTCAACGATCTCGCCGCCTTCGCGATGGTGGCGCGGGAACGAAGCTTCACCAAAGCCGGTGCCAAGCTCGGCGTGTCGCAATCGGCGCTGAGCCAGACGATCAAGGGGCTGGAAGAGCGCCTCAAACTGCGCCTGCTCACCCGCACGACGCGCAGCGTCGCCCCGACCGAGGCCGGCTTGAGGTTGCTTGAGACAGTCGGGCCGCGCTTCGAGGAGATCGAGGCCGAGATCGCAGCGCTGGGCGAATTGCGCGGGAAGGCGGCGGGTACGATCCGGATCACCGCCGGCGAGCACCCGGCGATCTCGGTGCTGCAGCCGGCGCTCAAGCGGTTCCTGCCGGACCATCCCGATATCAAGGTCGAGATCATCGTCGACTATGGCCTCGTCGACATCGTGGCCGCGGGCTACGACGCCGGCGTGCGCATGGGCGAGCAGGTCGCCAAGGACATGATCGCGGTGCGCATCGGCCCCGAGATGCGCATGGCCGTGGTCGGCTCACCTGCCTACTTCGAGCGGCATGTCGTGCCCGCGACACCGCAGGATCTGACGGCTCATAACTGCATCGCCACCCGGATGCCGACCCATGGCGGACTCTTCCCCTGGGGGCTGGAGAAGGACGGCCACGAGATCAAGGTCCGCTCGGACGGGCAGCTTGTCTTCAACAACCTCGCCATGCGGCTGAACTCGGCGCTGGACGGGCTCGGCCTCGCCTATATGCCGGAGGATCATGCCATGCCGCATGTCCGAGACGGGCGGCTGGTGCGGGTGCTCGAGGACTGGTGCGCGCCGTTCCCGGGCTATCACCTGTACTATCCCAGCCGCCGGCACTCCTCGTCCGCGTTGTCGGTGCTGATCGACGCGCTGCGCTACCGGGACTGA
- a CDS encoding prolyl oligopeptidase family serine peptidase — translation MHEGFPYAAAISDAGLNAFVIKYRAGKGGTVATQDLAAAIGFIFRNAATLGVDTHGYSLWGSSAGARMAAAIGSHGVAAYAGPELPKPSTVVMAYTAHSDHATAEPPTFALVGSQDGIAPPAAMRQRVAALRRLGTEVDYREYPGVGHGFGLGIGTSAEGWISDAIRFWTRHQSR, via the coding sequence GTGCATGAAGGCTTCCCCTATGCCGCCGCGATCAGCGACGCAGGGCTGAACGCCTTTGTGATTAAGTATCGCGCCGGCAAGGGCGGCACCGTGGCGACGCAGGATCTCGCCGCCGCCATCGGCTTCATCTTCCGCAATGCAGCGACACTCGGCGTGGATACGCACGGCTATTCGCTTTGGGGCAGCTCGGCCGGCGCCCGCATGGCGGCGGCGATCGGTAGCCATGGCGTCGCGGCCTATGCCGGTCCCGAGCTTCCCAAGCCATCGACGGTCGTCATGGCCTACACGGCCCACTCCGACCATGCGACCGCCGAGCCGCCGACCTTCGCGCTCGTCGGAAGTCAGGATGGCATCGCACCGCCCGCCGCGATGCGGCAGCGCGTCGCCGCCCTGCGCCGCCTCGGGACCGAGGTCGATTATCGCGAGTATCCCGGCGTCGGCCATGGTTTCGGCCTCGGCATCGGGACGAGCGCCGAAGGCTGGATCAGCGACGCGATCCGCTTCTGGACGCGCCATCAGTCCCGGTAG
- a CDS encoding DUF4405 domain-containing protein, whose amino-acid sequence MNRLFLSRLWLDGLTAGLLLLGFAYWWLGNLVHEVAGTAMFLLLIAHNVFNRRWWGGIPKTRREPRSLFNVGVTFALLGAMLALLITSVLISNALSPVLPPWGGFTVRQIHTLAAYWVLIIVAIHLGLRWPMLMGVARNLFGIGTPSALRTLALRVIALGIALHGVWSCTVLGLGGKLSMQMTLDWWNFEESVAGFFAHSAAIAGLVMVVTYYGLKLVQRTQASTSRTTPADGRPQSAAQGLRRDG is encoded by the coding sequence GTGAACCGCCTGTTCCTCTCCCGGCTCTGGCTCGATGGTCTGACGGCCGGGCTGCTGCTGCTCGGCTTCGCCTATTGGTGGCTGGGCAACCTCGTCCACGAGGTTGCCGGGACCGCGATGTTCCTCCTGCTCATCGCCCACAATGTCTTCAATCGGCGCTGGTGGGGCGGCATTCCGAAGACACGGCGCGAGCCGCGCAGCCTGTTCAATGTCGGGGTGACCTTCGCCCTGCTCGGCGCCATGCTCGCGCTGCTGATCACGAGTGTGCTGATCTCGAATGCGCTGTCGCCGGTCCTGCCGCCCTGGGGCGGATTCACCGTGCGCCAGATCCACACGCTCGCGGCGTATTGGGTCCTGATCATCGTCGCGATCCATCTCGGACTGCGCTGGCCGATGCTGATGGGCGTCGCGCGCAACCTGTTCGGGATCGGGACACCGTCCGCGCTGCGGACGCTCGCACTTCGCGTCATCGCGCTGGGGATCGCGCTGCACGGCGTCTGGAGCTGCACGGTCCTTGGCCTCGGCGGCAAGCTTTCCATGCAGATGACGCTGGACTGGTGGAACTTCGAGGAATCGGTGGCCGGCTTCTTCGCCCACAGCGCTGCGATCGCCGGGCTGGTGATGGTCGTGACCTATTACGGCCTGAAGCTGGTCCAGCGAACCCAGGCATCGACAAGCCGGACGACACCGGCTGACGGGCGTCCGCAATCGGCGGCGCAGGGATTACGACGCGATGGATGA
- a CDS encoding cytochrome P460 family protein: protein MRTPKLQIVVAGLSMTAVLAVGWQVQAEPTRTTFPELDKLVHYTTVKRGNVTEHIMTTPAAIDAVKNRQPIPAGTHFVLVDYREGKVFRYFVMEKGQGWGADYDERRRTGDWQFQWFWPDKSINTAENTARCQSCHQSQSGAEHLFTGSRIPRFNGTPIE, encoded by the coding sequence ATGAGAACCCCCAAGCTCCAGATCGTGGTCGCTGGACTGTCGATGACCGCCGTTCTCGCAGTCGGCTGGCAGGTCCAAGCCGAGCCCACCCGCACCACCTTCCCCGAGCTCGACAAGCTGGTGCACTACACCACCGTCAAGCGCGGCAACGTCACCGAGCACATCATGACCACGCCGGCGGCGATCGATGCGGTGAAGAACCGCCAGCCGATCCCGGCAGGTACGCATTTCGTGCTGGTCGACTACCGCGAGGGCAAGGTCTTCCGCTACTTCGTAATGGAAAAGGGCCAGGGCTGGGGCGCCGATTACGACGAGCGCCGCCGCACGGGCGACTGGCAGTTCCAGTGGTTCTGGCCCGACAAGTCGATCAACACAGCCGAGAACACCGCCCGCTGCCAGTCCTGCCACCAGAGCCAGTCGGGTGCCGAGCATCTCTTCACCGGCTCGCGCATTCCCCGCTTCAACGGCACGCCGATCGAATAG
- a CDS encoding carboxymuconolactone decarboxylase family protein, protein MPAFAQAQTPAAAQPATAKPPSRAQQLMGDIAPKMAELTDNVLFGDIWERPGLAKRDRSLITVAALIALNRPEQLRSHMALARTNGVKEEEIVEAITQLAFYAGWPNAIAAINVARDVFKPK, encoded by the coding sequence ATGCCGGCGTTCGCCCAAGCCCAGACGCCCGCCGCGGCTCAGCCGGCAACGGCGAAGCCGCCGTCCCGCGCCCAGCAGTTGATGGGCGACATCGCCCCCAAGATGGCGGAGCTGACCGACAACGTCCTGTTCGGCGACATCTGGGAGCGTCCCGGCCTCGCCAAGCGCGACCGCAGCCTGATCACGGTCGCGGCCCTAATCGCCCTGAACCGCCCCGAGCAGCTGCGCTCGCACATGGCGCTCGCGCGCACCAATGGCGTCAAGGAGGAGGAGATCGTCGAGGCAATCACGCAACTCGCCTTCTATGCCGGCTGGCCCAACGCCATCGCCGCGATCAACGTCGCCCGCGACGTCTTCAAGCCCAAATGA
- a CDS encoding alpha/beta hydrolase — protein MNRRTILKAAAVTAAAGFVARKANAADYKQNAFGLAYEGAITKNEPGKVNIHPVNYKLNGLDIAANVYTPAGYAADKSYPAIVVAHPNGGVKEQVAGLYAQRLAGEGYIAMTADAAYQGGSGGQPRNVDKPQFRTEDVHGMADFITRFAGVDAGRVGLLGICGGGGYSLAAAKVDKRFRSIATLSMFNSGRVRRNGFADSQLKTVQERLQQVSQARAQEAAGGAILYSGDANLSDAQIAKLPFEMYRQGYEYYWKTQAHPNSTFRYTTSSLLDLMRWDATEQMELIDQPLLMIAGSKADSLYMTSDAFPKATGTRDKELFEIEGATHIETYWVPQYVDVAMAKLAPFFARTLVAGRT, from the coding sequence ATGAACCGCCGAACCATCCTCAAGGCCGCCGCCGTAACGGCAGCGGCAGGGTTCGTTGCTCGCAAGGCGAATGCCGCAGACTACAAGCAGAACGCGTTCGGCCTCGCCTATGAGGGCGCCATCACCAAAAACGAGCCAGGCAAGGTCAATATCCATCCGGTGAACTACAAGCTCAACGGACTGGACATCGCCGCCAACGTCTACACCCCGGCCGGCTACGCCGCAGACAAGAGCTATCCGGCGATCGTCGTCGCCCACCCTAACGGCGGCGTGAAGGAACAGGTCGCGGGGCTCTATGCCCAGCGGCTGGCCGGCGAGGGCTATATCGCGATGACGGCCGATGCCGCGTATCAGGGTGGCAGCGGTGGCCAGCCCCGCAACGTCGACAAGCCTCAGTTCCGGACCGAAGACGTCCATGGCATGGCCGACTTCATCACCCGCTTCGCTGGCGTCGATGCCGGGCGTGTCGGCCTTCTCGGAATCTGCGGCGGCGGTGGCTATTCCCTGGCCGCGGCGAAGGTCGACAAGCGGTTCAGGTCGATCGCGACGCTCAGCATGTTCAACTCCGGACGTGTCCGCCGCAACGGCTTCGCCGATTCTCAGCTGAAGACCGTCCAAGAGCGCCTCCAGCAGGTGTCGCAGGCTCGTGCCCAGGAAGCGGCCGGCGGCGCGATCCTCTACTCAGGCGACGCCAATCTGAGCGACGCCCAGATCGCGAAGCTGCCCTTCGAGATGTATCGGCAGGGTTACGAGTACTACTGGAAGACGCAGGCTCACCCGAACTCGACGTTCAGATATACGACCAGCAGCCTGCTGGATCTGATGCGCTGGGATGCGACCGAGCAGATGGAGCTAATCGACCAGCCGCTCCTGATGATCGCCGGTAGCAAGGCCGACAGCCTCTACATGACCAGTGACGCCTTCCCCAAGGCCACCGGCACCAGGGACAAGGAGCTCTTCGAGATCGAGGGCGCCACCCACATCGAGACCTATTGGGTACCCCAATACGTCGATGTCGCCATGGCCAAGCTGGCTCCGTTCTTCGCCCGCACCCTCGTCGCCGGTCGCACCTGA
- a CDS encoding alpha/beta fold hydrolase: MLASLPALAQQTNRAEPLAIQDQGSFAVGGTVVRTPGTYDNDKPTAAGQSLHGDHLYAFYQVPRSPKALPIVMLHGAFQSARSWETTSDGREGFQTLFLRRGFPVYLVDQPRRGRAGNSTVATTIEPTPYDQLFFDQFRLGKWPNFFDSVQFDRKPETLDQFFRSVTPNTGLYDAGVISNAMAALFAKTGPAILFTHSQGGGPGWLTAIKNANVKAIVAFEPGSGFIFPEGELPPAMPSAAGTLSPEAVPSADFQKLTRIPIVIYYGDNFPVEPTTERGQDNWRVRLAMAKLWVGAINKHGGDARLVHLPEIGIKGNTHFPFSDLNNVEIADLVSKFLAEKKLD, from the coding sequence ATGCTGGCCTCTTTGCCCGCGCTCGCGCAGCAGACCAATCGTGCCGAGCCCCTCGCGATCCAGGATCAAGGCAGCTTCGCTGTTGGCGGGACGGTGGTGCGCACCCCCGGCACCTACGATAACGACAAGCCGACTGCCGCAGGGCAGTCGCTTCACGGCGATCACCTCTACGCCTTCTATCAGGTTCCCCGGAGCCCCAAGGCACTCCCCATCGTCATGCTGCACGGCGCCTTCCAGTCGGCGCGGAGTTGGGAGACCACCTCGGACGGGCGCGAGGGCTTCCAGACCCTGTTCCTGCGCCGCGGTTTCCCGGTCTATCTCGTCGACCAGCCGCGCCGCGGGCGCGCCGGCAACAGCACCGTCGCGACGACGATCGAGCCCACACCCTATGATCAGCTCTTCTTCGATCAGTTCCGGCTCGGGAAATGGCCGAACTTCTTCGATAGCGTCCAGTTCGACCGCAAGCCCGAGACGCTGGACCAGTTCTTCCGCTCGGTTACGCCAAACACCGGGCTTTACGATGCCGGCGTTATTTCCAACGCGATGGCGGCGCTGTTCGCCAAGACCGGTCCGGCGATCCTGTTCACGCATTCCCAAGGCGGCGGCCCCGGCTGGCTGACGGCGATCAAGAACGCGAACGTCAAGGCGATCGTTGCGTTCGAACCGGGAAGCGGCTTCATCTTCCCGGAAGGCGAACTGCCCCCGGCCATGCCGAGCGCAGCCGGCACCCTGTCGCCCGAGGCCGTGCCGTCGGCGGATTTCCAGAAGCTCACCCGCATTCCGATCGTCATCTATTACGGCGACAATTTTCCCGTCGAGCCGACGACGGAGCGTGGGCAGGACAACTGGCGGGTGCGGCTGGCCATGGCCAAGCTCTGGGTCGGCGCCATCAACAAGCACGGCGGTGACGCGCGCCTCGTGCATCTCCCCGAGATCGGCATCAAGGGCAACACGCACTTCCCGTTCTCGGACCTGAACAATGTCGAGATCGCCGATCTGGTCTCGAAGTTCCTCGCCGAGAAGAAGCTGGACTGA
- a CDS encoding IS1182 family transposase: protein MMGERRVAQEALFYEFSLERHVPAGHWVRAIDRFVDLSDIRAHLRPFYSEMGRPSIDPELMIRMLLIGYCFGIRSERRLCEEVHLNLAYRWFCRLGLDGDVPDHSTFSKNRHGRFRESDLLRELFETTVRRCIEEGLVGGEGFAVDASLIKADANKQRSAEASEPVDWDDLARTRRSVREYLDTLDNAAWGAASEAKPKFVSRSDPAAQWTGALKGHAFFAYATNYLIDLDHAVIVDVEASRAIRQAEVGSTRIMLDRTQERFGLWPERLAADSAYGSAENLAWLVHERGIEPHIPVFDKSQRSDGTFSRSDFGYDHDRDLYICPGGKELRQRQKVYRTERPLVDENGLMRYHASKFACDACSLKPQCCPNTPARKILRSIHEGARDMARDIAQTDAYVVSRRERKKVEMLFAHLKRILRLDRLRLRGPNGARDEFHLAAAAQNLRKLAKLLQNGPQIRPA, encoded by the coding sequence ATGATGGGCGAACGGCGGGTGGCGCAAGAGGCTCTGTTCTACGAGTTCAGCCTTGAGCGTCATGTGCCAGCCGGTCACTGGGTGCGCGCCATCGATCGCTTCGTTGATCTCTCGGATATCCGCGCGCATCTGCGACCGTTCTACAGCGAGATGGGGCGGCCCTCGATCGATCCGGAGCTGATGATCCGGATGCTGCTCATCGGCTATTGCTTCGGCATCCGCTCGGAGCGGCGACTTTGCGAGGAAGTGCATCTCAATCTGGCCTATCGCTGGTTCTGTCGGCTCGGGCTCGACGGCGACGTGCCTGATCACTCGACCTTCTCGAAGAACCGGCATGGTCGCTTCCGTGAGAGCGATCTCTTGAGGGAGCTGTTCGAGACGACGGTTCGGCGCTGCATCGAGGAAGGCCTCGTCGGCGGCGAAGGCTTCGCGGTCGATGCCAGCCTGATCAAGGCCGACGCGAACAAGCAACGCTCGGCCGAAGCGTCCGAGCCGGTCGATTGGGACGATCTCGCCCGGACACGGCGCTCGGTGCGCGAGTATCTCGACACGCTCGACAATGCCGCCTGGGGCGCAGCCAGTGAGGCAAAGCCGAAGTTCGTCTCGCGCTCTGATCCGGCGGCGCAATGGACCGGAGCCCTGAAGGGCCACGCCTTCTTCGCTTACGCCACCAACTATCTGATCGACCTCGATCACGCTGTCATCGTCGATGTCGAGGCCAGCCGTGCCATCCGCCAGGCCGAGGTCGGCTCGACCCGCATCATGCTCGATCGAACGCAAGAACGCTTCGGCCTCTGGCCCGAGAGGCTCGCCGCCGACAGCGCCTACGGCTCGGCCGAGAACCTCGCCTGGCTGGTGCACGAGCGCGGGATCGAGCCGCATATCCCGGTCTTCGACAAATCCCAGCGCAGCGACGGCACCTTCAGCCGCTCCGACTTCGGCTATGACCACGACCGCGATCTCTACATCTGCCCGGGCGGGAAGGAGCTGAGGCAGCGCCAGAAGGTCTATCGAACCGAGCGCCCGCTCGTCGATGAGAACGGGCTGATGCGCTACCACGCCAGCAAATTTGCCTGCGACGCCTGCTCGCTGAAGCCGCAGTGCTGCCCCAACACGCCGGCCCGCAAAATCCTGCGCTCGATCCACGAGGGCGCCCGCGACATGGCCAGGGACATCGCGCAGACCGACGCCTATGTCGTCTCGCGGCGAGAGCGGAAGAAGGTCGAGATGCTCTTCGCCCATCTCAAGCGCATCCTGAGGCTCGACCGGCTGCGCCTACGCGGACCCAACGGCGCCAGAGACGAGTTCCATCTCGCCGCAGCAGCCCAGAACCTCAGGAAGCTCGCCAAGCTCCTGCAAAACGGGCCGCAGATCAGGCCCGCATAA